The Amblyomma americanum isolate KBUSLIRL-KWMA chromosome 6, ASM5285725v1, whole genome shotgun sequence genome has a window encoding:
- the LOC144095670 gene encoding uncharacterized protein LOC144095670, with protein sequence MAVGRIGEYRLGTNASWDEYVERLEMFCEANQITKEEQKRAVLLSSCGEEVYGLIVTLVKPERPTAATYEEIKTAVRKHMHPKPSELYARFLFYRRNQAAEESVADYVTALRKLAEDCGFGSAQLPLDVMIEGVQQRLLAEHSLTFKVAYDLATTAEATAKQQRDIRKHGRYETDCQEMQVNVEDVPSRFPEVFRRDLPGFNGPPVHIELKDDAQPVFLKSRPVPLALKDDVANEVDRLVQQGVWEPVSYSNWATPLVVPGSHSRCLLAQKQPLGRVQAKPPKYRSSREDQRVFDGLSCVMALMAS encoded by the exons ATGGCCGTCGGCAGGATCGGCGAGTATCGTCTCGGCACGAACGCGTCATGGGACGAATACGTCGAGCGCCTGGAAATGTTCTGCGAAGCGAACCAGATaacgaaagaagagcagaaaagagcaGTCCTGTTGAGCAGCTGCGGCGAAGAAGTGTACGGGCTCATCGTAACTTTGGTGAAGCCAGAAAGACCGACAGCAGCAACCTACGAAGAAATCAAGACTGCCGTTCGCAAGCACATGCATCCAAAGCCTTCGGAGCTGTATGCAAGGTTTTTGTTCTACAGGCGAAACCAGGCTGCCGAGGAATCGGTTGCGGACTACGTCACGGCGCTTCGGAAGCTAGCCGAAGACTGCGGTTTTGGCAGCGCCCAACTCCCGTTGGACGTCATGATCGAAGGGGTTCAACAGCGACTTCTCGCAGAACACAGCCTTACGTTTAAGGTTGCGTATGACTTGGCCACAACTGCAGAAGCAACCGCTAAGCAACAGCGAGACATACGCAAACACGGTCGATACGAGACGGACTGCCAGGAAATG CAAGTAAACGTGGAGGACGTGCCTTCGCGATTTCCCGAGGTGTTTCGCAGAGACCTTCCTGGCTTCAACGGACCGCCAGTTCACATCGAACTGAAAGATGACGCCCAACCGGTGTTCCTCAAAAGTCGACCAGTTCCATTGGCCCTCAAGGACGACGTGGCCAACGAAGTGGACCGCTTGGTGCAACAAGGTGTATGGGAGCCCGTCAGCTACTCCAACTGGGCAACACCACTGGTAGTG CCAGGCAGCCACAGCCGCTGTCTGCTAGCCCAGAAGCAACCCCTGGGGCGAGTCCAGGCCAAGCCACCCAAGTACCGGTCGagccgcgaagatcaacgcgtGTTCGACGGCCTGTCCTGCGTTATGGCATTAATGGCTAGCTAG